The Halobaculum sp. MBLA0143 genome includes a region encoding these proteins:
- a CDS encoding NUDIX hydrolase, which yields MDDWAEIEAAAERRTDRVLAELTDRWGDHERREQIRYGPAEIDPDGPPASLAAQLETMGGIVSVVVFYTDERRETVLVYNSRGGWEPIGGRIEPGQRPEETARAEASEEAGIEIRLDDLLYTRRVEYVWDSGHTAQVPLAQFAATRTDGILRVEREGDTHPAVSRSHPGLSRGTGLFDAETLPPLRRDRDLVVDLLDDPPAWEPEAEPESESESESESETEVEAESETKSESESDRT from the coding sequence ATGGACGACTGGGCCGAAATCGAGGCCGCAGCAGAACGACGAACCGACCGCGTGCTCGCGGAGCTGACGGATCGGTGGGGTGACCACGAACGCCGCGAGCAGATTCGCTACGGCCCCGCAGAGATCGATCCGGACGGGCCGCCGGCGTCGCTGGCGGCCCAACTGGAGACGATGGGCGGCATCGTGTCGGTCGTCGTCTTCTACACGGACGAGCGCCGCGAGACCGTGCTCGTGTACAACTCCCGCGGCGGGTGGGAGCCGATCGGCGGCCGGATCGAGCCCGGGCAACGCCCCGAGGAGACCGCCCGAGCGGAGGCCAGCGAGGAGGCCGGGATCGAGATCCGACTGGACGACCTGCTGTACACGAGACGAGTCGAGTACGTCTGGGACAGCGGCCACACGGCCCAAGTCCCGCTCGCGCAGTTCGCCGCCACGCGAACCGACGGGATACTGCGAGTCGAGCGCGAAGGCGACACACACCCGGCGGTGTCACGCTCTCACCCCGGCCTCTCGCGCGGGACCGGCCTGTTCGACGCCGAGACGCTGCCACCCCTCCGACGCGACCGCGACCTCGTCGTCGACCTACTCGACGACCCGCCAGCGTGGGAGCCAGAGGCGGAGCCGGAGTCGGAGTCGGAATCGGAGTCAGAATCGGAGACGGAGGTGGAGGCGGAGTCGGAGACGAAGTCAGAGTCAGAGTCGGACCGGACGTAA
- a CDS encoding ATP-binding cassette domain-containing protein has protein sequence MSGGRLRTEALGKQYGDTWAVEDVTLDLDEGIHGLLGPNGAGKSTLLRTLTTLTRPTTGTAYWDGTDLTERPDAVRSVLGYLPQSFGAYPELTVAEFLEYVATLRGLDDETASARIEAQLELTNLGDVRHERIGTFSGGMRRRVGIAQALVNDPELLIVDEPTVGLDPEERVRFRNVLSSTADDRVVILSTHIVPDVEATANTVALMNDGRLVTHTDPETLAERVADDVYEAVVPRGELDTLRERHQVCRTVQRADGVEVRLLADDRPTETAERVTPTLEDGYLASIDGREGL, from the coding sequence ATGAGCGGTGGGCGGCTCCGGACGGAGGCGTTGGGCAAGCAGTACGGCGACACCTGGGCGGTCGAGGACGTGACACTCGACTTAGACGAGGGGATTCACGGGCTGCTCGGGCCGAACGGGGCAGGGAAGTCGACGCTGTTGCGGACGCTGACGACGCTCACACGGCCGACGACCGGGACGGCCTACTGGGACGGGACGGATCTGACGGAGCGTCCGGACGCCGTTCGGTCGGTGCTGGGCTACCTCCCGCAGTCGTTCGGCGCGTACCCGGAGCTCACCGTCGCCGAGTTCCTGGAGTACGTCGCCACGCTGCGCGGGCTCGACGACGAGACGGCGTCGGCACGCATCGAGGCGCAGTTGGAGCTGACGAACCTCGGTGACGTCCGCCACGAGCGGATCGGGACGTTCTCCGGCGGGATGCGCCGTCGCGTCGGCATCGCGCAGGCGCTCGTCAACGACCCGGAGCTGTTGATCGTCGACGAGCCGACGGTCGGGCTGGACCCGGAAGAACGGGTGCGCTTCCGGAACGTCCTGTCGTCGACGGCCGACGACCGGGTGGTGATCCTGTCGACACACATCGTCCCGGACGTGGAGGCGACGGCGAACACGGTCGCACTGATGAACGACGGGCGGCTCGTGACCCACACGGACCCGGAGACGCTCGCCGAACGGGTCGCGGACGACGTGTACGAGGCGGTCGTCCCGCGAGGCGAACTCGACACGCTGCGGGAGCGACACCAGGTGTGTCGGACGGTCCAGCGCGCGGACGGCGTCGAGGTGCGACTGCTCGCGGACGACCGACCGACGGAGACGGCCGAGCGGGTGACGCCGACGCTGGAGGACGGCTACCTCGCGTCTATCGACGGCCGGGAGGGGCTGTAG
- a CDS encoding pentapeptide repeat-containing protein, whose protein sequence is MESANTIGFNKTALRGAELTDANLTDANLREADLTDAYLGGAELPEADLGGAELTRAYLGGAELPEADLGRAELTHAYLGGADLTDAYLSDANLLNASLGRGDLGEAELTDADLRRADLGEAELTDADLRRADLRRAELTDAELTDAELIDADLRRAELTDAELTGAYFTDAELTDAYLTGAYFTDAYLTGAELTGAYLTGAYLTGADLTGADLGRAHLIGADLGGADFTDANLTDADLDLADLTDADLSDANLTNADLGGANLGGADLGGAELTDANLTDADLTGADLTGADLTRAYLRRADLPEADLTDAHLSDVELRGANLSGCKLKGTKLSGEDVSGASFSRADLRDVEMEGMNANQGTTVGKMCTELSGPDEYDELAQAYHKLKEALSEEGLSQRARQARTVEQQARTTEARGRFKRQSLKRVSKLRTQEGWRQWFLPPWPDPDVRTQFLTTVGGTLSRFLTGYGTRPLFVLLWSAGILLGTTILLAVGPAPEEGWVGGPLYYSVVTFVTAPPRPPTQVGAVIRAAILIETYIGTALIVLLGYVLGTRERV, encoded by the coding sequence ATGGAGTCAGCAAATACAATTGGGTTCAATAAAACAGCACTCCGAGGGGCCGAGCTCACCGACGCCAACCTCACCGACGCCAACCTCCGAGAGGCCGACCTCACCGACGCCTACCTCGGAGGGGCCGAGCTCCCTGAAGCCGACCTCGGAGGGGCCGAGCTCACCCGCGCCTACCTCGGAGGGGCCGAGCTCCCCGAAGCCGACCTCGGAAGGGCCGAGCTCACCCACGCCTACCTCGGAGGGGCCGACCTCACCGACGCCTACCTCTCCGACGCCAACCTCCTCAACGCCTCCCTCGGAAGGGGCGACCTCGGAGAGGCCGAGCTCACCGACGCCGACCTCCGAAGGGCCGACCTCGGAGAGGCCGAGCTCACCGACGCCGACCTCCGAAGGGCCGACCTCCGAAGGGCCGAGCTCACCGACGCCGAGCTCACCGACGCCGAGCTCATCGACGCCGACCTCCGAAGGGCCGAGCTCACCGACGCCGAGCTCACTGGCGCCTACTTCACCGACGCCGAGCTCACCGACGCCTACCTCACCGGCGCCTACTTCACCGACGCCTACCTCACCGGCGCCGAGCTCACCGGCGCCTACCTCACCGGCGCCTACCTCACCGGCGCCGACCTCACCGGTGCCGACCTCGGAAGGGCCCACCTCATCGGTGCCGACCTCGGAGGGGCCGATTTCACCGACGCCAACCTCACCGACGCCGACCTCGACCTGGCCGACCTCACCGACGCCGACCTCTCCGACGCCAACCTCACCAACGCCGACCTCGGAGGGGCCAACCTCGGAGGGGCCGACCTCGGAGGGGCCGAGCTCACCGACGCCAACCTCACCGACGCCGACCTCACCGGCGCCGACCTCACCGGCGCCGACCTCACCCGCGCCTACCTTAGAAGGGCCGACCTCCCCGAGGCCGACCTCACCGACGCCCACCTCTCTGATGTTGAGCTCAGAGGGGCTAATCTCTCTGGCTGCAAATTAAAAGGAACTAAACTGTCAGGGGAGGATGTGTCTGGGGCCAGTTTCTCACGGGCGGACCTACGGGATGTCGAGATGGAGGGTATGAATGCGAATCAGGGGACGACAGTGGGAAAAATGTGTACTGAGTTGTCAGGTCCAGACGAATATGACGAGTTGGCTCAGGCGTATCACAAACTCAAAGAGGCACTCAGTGAGGAAGGTCTCAGCCAACGAGCACGGCAAGCACGAACAGTTGAGCAACAGGCGCGAACGACTGAGGCACGGGGGAGATTCAAACGCCAATCTCTCAAGCGGGTCTCCAAGTTGCGAACTCAAGAAGGATGGCGTCAGTGGTTCCTGCCACCATGGCCTGACCCTGATGTCCGCACGCAATTCCTTACAACAGTCGGAGGCACTCTCTCCCGGTTTCTTACGGGGTATGGGACTCGACCACTCTTCGTTCTCTTGTGGTCAGCAGGAATACTTCTCGGGACGACTATTCTGCTTGCGGTCGGTCCAGCCCCAGAGGAGGGGTGGGTAGGCGGACCTCTGTATTATTCAGTCGTCACATTTGTGACGGCACCGCCACGCCCGCCAACACAGGTCGGGGCTGTCATACGGGCCGCTATACTAATTGAGACATATATCGGAACTGCACTGATTGTGTTGTTAGGCTACGTCCTCGGCACCCGCGAACGAGTGTGA
- a CDS encoding EamA family transporter codes for MVVASVPFWVLTGSLAVVARAVMNTYQKRLLEDASESEVLVVRDTVALGLFLPVVALTAVSQGFTGTTRGVAATVLTGLLNVIGAFMMFAALSREDASVVLPLTSVSPVVTSLIEPLVRGTTVPPTVVVGAVLSGCGAAVVNSRTNTLQSVVHSSDTTAVVLALSVNLVFGVTSTLDGIATTTVSPVYVSTVIVLFVGTGSVARLQRAQSRWPAQRDRLRALYRADRGLLGILQFGGLAATLFTFGAAPSATQASVLFRASTVLVVIVASVGLGEGYLRRRAAGATLIAVGVALGIAG; via the coding sequence GTGGTAGTCGCTTCAGTTCCGTTCTGGGTTCTGACCGGGTCGCTGGCTGTCGTCGCTCGGGCAGTGATGAACACGTACCAGAAACGGCTCCTCGAGGACGCTTCGGAGTCGGAGGTGTTGGTTGTCAGAGACACCGTCGCGTTGGGACTGTTCCTGCCGGTCGTCGCGTTGACTGCGGTCAGCCAGGGATTTACCGGGACGACCCGCGGGGTCGCCGCGACGGTGCTCACGGGACTGTTGAACGTCATCGGGGCGTTCATGATGTTCGCGGCACTGTCCCGAGAAGACGCGTCGGTCGTTCTCCCGTTGACCTCGGTGTCACCAGTCGTCACGTCGTTGATCGAACCGTTGGTGCGGGGGACGACTGTCCCGCCGACGGTCGTCGTCGGGGCGGTGTTGAGTGGCTGTGGCGCCGCCGTGGTGAACTCCCGGACCAACACACTGCAGAGTGTCGTCCACTCCTCGGACACGACGGCGGTCGTGTTGGCGTTGTCCGTGAATCTCGTCTTCGGAGTGACTTCGACACTCGACGGCATCGCCACCACGACGGTCAGCCCGGTGTATGTCTCGACGGTAATCGTCCTGTTCGTCGGTACCGGGAGTGTGGCTCGGCTCCAGCGTGCACAGTCCCGGTGGCCGGCGCAGCGTGATCGGCTGCGAGCTCTCTATCGGGCTGATAGGGGGCTTCTGGGCATCCTCCAGTTCGGCGGGCTCGCCGCCACACTGTTCACGTTCGGTGCGGCTCCGAGTGCGACACAGGCCTCGGTTCTGTTCCGAGCGAGCACCGTCTTGGTCGTGATCGTGGCCAGTGTCGGTCTCGGTGAGGGGTATCTTCGTCGCCGGGCGGCGGGCGCCACCCTCATCGCCGTCGGGGTCGCGTTGGGTATCGCCGGCTGA
- a CDS encoding GrpB family protein — protein MVEDDPIELVERPSAEWRRLYERERARVEDTLDTFDLRERVCRIEHVGSTAVAGLAAKDIVDLDVVVDDAAVEPVGTAVESHLGGTRHDNTETWQPVFRRVEGERFNDHVFGQSDPGWRTSVATVAALRDDPQLRDRYERVKRREAAETEDLGEYSAGKTSVIGDLLDHAAEMDLEIDVPTDG, from the coding sequence ATGGTCGAAGACGATCCGATCGAACTCGTCGAGAGACCCAGTGCAGAGTGGCGACGGCTGTACGAACGAGAACGCGCCCGTGTCGAGGACACACTCGACACGTTCGACCTCCGAGAGCGCGTCTGCCGGATCGAACACGTCGGCTCGACTGCGGTTGCGGGCCTCGCCGCGAAGGACATCGTCGACCTCGATGTCGTCGTGGACGATGCGGCCGTCGAACCTGTCGGGACGGCAGTCGAGTCACACCTCGGCGGGACGCGACACGACAACACGGAGACGTGGCAGCCGGTGTTTCGGCGTGTCGAGGGGGAACGGTTCAACGATCACGTATTCGGACAGTCCGACCCGGGGTGGCGGACCAGTGTCGCCACCGTCGCGGCACTCCGTGACGACCCACAGCTCCGTGACCGGTACGAACGTGTCAAACGACGCGAGGCAGCCGAGACGGAGGATCTCGGGGAGTACAGTGCTGGGAAGACGTCGGTGATCGGCGATCTGCTCGACCACGCCGCGGAGATGGATCTGGAGATCGACGTTCCGACCGACGGGTGA
- a CDS encoding bile acid:sodium symporter family protein, whose product MRPTDLIEDYLSIWVLLSAGLGLAVPRLSVVTRVSTLLLAVMIGSVSLTLSVEQFREIDARSLGLVLAGHVTMPFLAVGVARGFGLSPELTVGFVVLGAVTPELVTPVMTELGGGDTALSTSALVVVGVGSVGFVPGAVTLLAGGVDVPTLPIVEQLTLAVVVPMTVAVGARAWQPERVGRYDTYYPAVSALTVILVIGGVTAANAELVRSNVSSLVPVGAAAVTLNGLGYAVGSLLGRAGSRSTRIATVLSVGMRDFAVAAALVIAAGLPTTASLPAVAFGVVEMTTSAGLAEWFGRHSK is encoded by the coding sequence GTGAGACCCACCGACCTGATCGAGGACTACCTGTCGATCTGGGTTCTCCTCTCGGCCGGGCTGGGACTGGCTGTCCCGCGGCTGTCGGTCGTGACGCGCGTCTCGACGCTCCTACTCGCGGTGATGATCGGCAGCGTCTCGCTGACGCTCTCCGTCGAGCAGTTCCGCGAGATCGACGCCCGGAGCCTCGGGCTCGTTCTCGCCGGTCACGTCACGATGCCGTTTCTCGCCGTCGGCGTCGCGCGGGGGTTCGGGCTGTCGCCGGAGCTGACGGTCGGGTTCGTCGTCCTCGGCGCGGTGACACCGGAGCTCGTGACGCCGGTGATGACGGAACTCGGGGGCGGCGACACGGCGCTGTCGACGAGCGCGCTGGTCGTCGTCGGCGTCGGCAGCGTCGGGTTCGTCCCGGGCGCCGTCACCCTTCTCGCCGGCGGGGTCGACGTTCCCACGCTGCCGATCGTCGAGCAATTGACCCTGGCCGTCGTCGTGCCGATGACCGTCGCCGTCGGCGCACGGGCCTGGCAGCCCGAGCGAGTCGGTCGGTACGACACGTACTACCCCGCGGTCTCGGCGCTGACGGTGATCCTCGTGATCGGCGGCGTAACCGCCGCGAACGCCGAGTTGGTCCGTTCGAACGTCTCGTCGCTCGTTCCCGTGGGTGCCGCCGCCGTCACTCTGAACGGACTCGGCTACGCCGTCGGATCCCTACTCGGGCGGGCGGGCTCTCGGTCGACACGGATCGCCACGGTGTTGTCGGTCGGGATGCGCGACTTCGCCGTCGCGGCGGCGCTCGTGATCGCGGCCGGGCTCCCGACGACCGCGTCGCTCCCGGCGGTCGCCTTCGGTGTCGTCGAGATGACCACGAGCGCCGGGCTCGCAGAGTGGTTCGGGCGACACTCGAAGTGA